From Theileria annulata chromosome 1, complete sequence, *** SEQUENCING IN PROGRESS ***, one genomic window encodes:
- a CDS encoding uncharacterized protein (Weak SMART hit to CNH kinase domain) — protein sequence MLCRFTFSFIMCLNNAQMVIFNNNTVLRWMEESKITSVAWCHGRIFLGNNLGQIFSFKSPSISTIVNTNEKNKIKVSKNPIVNISSLEPREELLAQDSEGDLFIVNIFLKTKPIILCKKVSCFTRQAIEGCEEVRSSDKILPITYMANICVGLKQKIQIYSAIGENVLHQRDISISDIPLTICWLNDTIVIGSSTSYSMTNAEGTVYTELCRNDLSTDRRMQKPSPAKNIITCTCIDNDVMIVCDNIGVFYNVETMNLSNKNTIQWSGTLESLGSCPPFIVGLTSKKKLEIHGIRDQLLYKTLDLRTSAITYFMPDKCNFLCATSTIVTAVQPSSYYENISNFLENDKIKEALQLVNLYFSQNDQRKKSEIAICHTIAGWIYFSKLNFPVAFLHFSYGNADIVYLLSFWSQYYPLEVPETYQFNKEIPQFLHHLIPKTLVINKFVENRINDPEFNKYNQIENTKKELMELANSSFALFLFRNSELKEGEKEGEMAEFYKKVQTAVETVTFLLFSESDDLRYNHILRKDKNSSFVDVDATKNHLIDMDKSDLYAKLLIRDGRLIEAMGVLSDLVTSRNVHSHHNLEGGSDTPCIELASCINLVLDSVGKNKNSELSPNFTPEETKEILYTYLPLLFESSPSSALNVLTKNHTTLPLNSDEILSMINEHCKKSSHGHTDMPQLQIKYLEDLVLKNKSGGVHENTLLVKYYIQSLSSTQGNFNVDNKQGFESQNDRKQALFQLLEGNYTFDLPKIENLICSLDMPEARVILYSKLGKHYQALETIYTKWVTNQVKLCEAYCLCFGDITKFDQLNKDNPYKRLFTYYDYWTEKAEEWPLADTNLYIINQESETSIDNLIMDLLKIIVSHTGTENKTTITKHLISKYIHFCGYNSSLNGTSLLEVIPGDWNFNEFANLFNHLQLRMLHSQRTKSVKKGLARSLHSKTSLSLYKLTSLQPVRIDTNTLCMVCSEPIKIGTSIAIKIPPQKDTSESNNSIRQPLVVHEYCIRKGLMS from the exons ATGTTGTGCCGCTTCACATTTTCATTCATCATGTGTTTAAAT aATGCCCAAATGGTCATATTCAACAACAACACCGTCCTCAGATGGATGGAAGAGTCAAAAATTACATCAGTGGCCTGGTGTCATGGAAGAATTTTTCTAGGGAATAATTTAGGACAgattttttcatttaaatctCCTTCCATAAGT ACTATAGTAAACACAAATGAAAAAAACAAGATTAAAGTTTCAAAAAACCCAATTGTTAACATAAGCTCATTGGAACCCAGGGAAGAATTATTAGCACAGGATTCTGAAGGGGATTTGTTCATCGTGAATATATTTCTGAAAACTAAGCCGATAATTTTGTGCAAAAAAGTCTCATGTTTTACAAGACAGGCAATAGAAGGATGTGAAGAAGTAAGAAGCTCAGACAAAATCTTACCGATAACATATATGGCGAATATATGTGTAGGATTAAAACagaaaatacaaatatacTCAGCAATTGGAGAAAATGTATTGCATCAGAGAGACATTTCTATATCGGATATACCACTGACAATCTGCTGGTTAAATGATACAATAGTTATTGGATCATCCACATCCTACTCGATGACTAATGCGGAAGGAACGGTTTACACAGAACTTTGTAGGAACGACCTTTCAACTGATAGAAGAATGCAAAAACCAAGTCCAGCAAAGAACATAATAACGTGTACATGTATAGATAACGATGTAATGATAGTGTGCGATAACATAGGAGTGTTCTATAACGTAGAAACGATGAACCTGTCAAACAAGAACACAATTCAGTGGAGTGGAACCCTGGAATCTCTGGGCTCATGCCCTCCCTTCATAGTTGGCCTAACCTCGAAAAAGAAGCTGGAAATACATGGAATTAGAGACCAATTGTTATACAAGACACTGGACCTCAGAACCTCAGCAATAACCTACTTCATGCCAGACAAGTGCAATTTTTTGTGCGCAACATCAACGATTGTTACAGCAGTTCAACCCTCAAGTTATTACGAAAACATCTCAAATTTCCTGGAAAACGATAAAATCAAAGAAGCACTCCAACTTGTAAACCTCTACTTCTCACAAAATGATCAGAGAAAAAAATCGGAAATAGCAATATGCCATACAATAGCAGGCTGGATATATTTCTCAAAACTAAACTTCCCAGTAGCATTTCTACATTTTTCATACGGGAATGCCGATATAGTATATTTGTTGTCATTTTGGAGCCAGTACTACCCACTAGAAGTTCCAGAAACTTACCAGTTCAATAAGGAAATACCACAATTCCTCCATCATCTAATACCGAAAACATTAgtaattaacaaatttgtCGAAAACAGAATAAATGATCCAGAGTTCAACAAGTATAACCAGATCGAGAATACAAAGAAGGAATTGATGGAACTGGCCAATAGTTCGTTTGCACTTTTTTTATTCCGGAATTCGGAATTAAAAGAAGGTGAGAAGGAAGGAGAAATGGCTGAATTTTACAAGAAGGTTCAAACAGCAGTAGAAACAGTAACATTTCTACTCTTTTCAGAGTCTGACGATTTGAGATATAACCATATACTGAGAAAAGATAAAAACAGTTCGTTTGTGGATGTAGATGCAACTAAAAATCATTTGATTGACATGGATAAAAGTGATTTATATGCTAAATTGCTTATAAGAGATGGGCGTCTTATAGAAGCTATGGGAGTACTTTCTGATCTTGTAACATCAAGAAATGTACACTCACACCATAACTTGGAAGGAGGTTCTGACACACCATGCATAGAGCTAGCTTCATGCATTAACTTGGTTCTAGATTCAGTAggaaagaataaaaattcag AACTCTCACCTAATTTTACACCAGAAGAAACAAAGGAGATTCTTTACACATACCTCCCGCTTCTTTTTGAAAGCTCACCGTCATCAG CCTTGAATGTACTCACAAAGAACCACACCACATTGCCTCTGAATTCTGATGAAATTCTATCAATGATAAATGAACACTGTAAAAAG AGCTCACACGGACACACGGATATGCCTCAATTGCAAATAAAATATCTAGAGGACCTggtattgaaaaataaatcgGGAGGAGTTCATGAAAACACTCTTCTGGTCAagtattatatacaatCTC TTTCCTCAACACAGGGGAATTTTAATGTTGACAATAAGCAAGGGTTCGAGAGCCAGAATGATAGAAAGCAGGCGTTGTTTCAGCTTTTAGAGGGAAACTATACTTTCGATTTACCTAAAATAGAAAACTTGATCTGTAGTCTGGACATGCCAGAGGCAAGAGTAATACTGTATTCGAAACTTGGAAAACATTATCAAGCCCTTGAAACCATATATACCAAGTGGGTTACAAACCAAGTTAAATTATGTGAGGCATACTGCCTCTGTTTTGGagatataactaaatttgATCAGCTGAACAAAGATAACCCATACAAGAGACTTTTTACATACTACGATTATTGGACTGAGAAGGCGGAGGAGTGGCCGCTGGCAGACACAAACCTATACATCATTAACCAGGAATCTGAGACTTCCATAGACAATTTGATCATGGATCTCTTAAAAATTATAGTTTCTCACACTGGTACCGAAAACAAAACAACGATAACGAAACATTTGATATCTAAATACATACACTTCTGCGGTTATAATTCTTCACTTAACGGAACAAGCTTGCTGGAGGTTATACCAGGAGATTGGAATTTCAATGAATTTGCAAATCTATTTAACCATTTGCAACTGAGAATGTTACATAGTCAGAGAACTAAGTCAGTAAAAAAAGGACTAGCAAGATCTTTACACTCAAAAACTTCATTGTCTCTCTACAAGCTGACATCATTGCAGCCAGTGAGGATAGATACGAATACACTATGTATGGTATGTTCAGAGCCAATTAAAATAGGAACTAGCATCGCAATAAAGATACCCCCCCAAAAGGATACCTCAGAATCTAATAATTCAATCAGACAACCCTTAGTTGTACACGAATATTGTATAAGGAAGGGCCTTATGAGCTGA
- a CDS encoding glycerol-3-phosphate acyltransferase, putative (2 probable transmembrane helices predicted for TA19480 by TMHMM2.0 at aa 392-414 and 441-463) — protein MNISPYELRAFNCYLFIKWLCRVVISSIFTNITIIHEERLPLYGPLIVVSNHNNQFVDAALLIYAIPRQMCFLVATKTLKRKLIGTLCSLAGCISVYRPDDFKYTGVGKIHWKKGTNLIHGRDTKFTLDLNLGDKLQFDLEKIVITEIISDTQLKLETPLQLECPDKNGVQFSVIPKMDQSETYEQVSASLKHGNAIVIFPEGGSHDRTNLLPLKPGVALMAFFSILDGAEDVVILPVGLVYNNVKKDQSDATIYYGNVISITREECAEFERDRRSVVTKLLGKIEQEINNCMITAPDIKIKKWIDLCASLYPPERSKVPVNIAFDLRKFISKIFWKYGDSPETLELVDKLSVYKKRLDNGYLHDDEIWLLKQSMYSAFLSFLEDTIRLICYSIIGLSFAPLWVPLYLLSNYLAERHRVKALKNSSVKLVGTDVFVSYKCLVLIVVVPLLNFSLGLFIGLYFYRLVN, from the exons ATGAATATCAGCCCCTATGAACTGAGGGCATTTAACTGTTACCTCTTTATAAAATGGCTCTGCAG AGTAGTGATTTCCTCGATTTTCACCAATATCACAATCATTCACGAAGAAAGGCTACCCCTGTACGGGCCACTTATCGTAGTCAGTAACCACAACAACCAATTTGTGGACGCAGCGCTCTTAATATATGCAATACCACGCCAAATGTGCTTTTTAGTGGCCACTAAA ACTTTGAAAAGGAAGTTGATAGGAACTTTGTGCTCACTAGCCGGCTGCATCTCAGTGTACAGACCGGATGATTTCAAGTATACAGGAGTGGGAAAGATACACTGGAAGAAGGGAACGAATTTGATTCACGGAAGAGATACAAAATTCACACTAGATCTCAATTTAGGAGATAAATTGCAATTTGACCTGGAAAAAATCGTAATTACAGAGATCATAAGCGACACGCAATTGAAGTTAGAAACACCGCTACAGTTGGAGTGCCCTGATAAAAATGGAGTTCAATTCTCC GTGATTCCTAAAATGGATCAGTCTGAAACCTACGAGCAGGTTTCTGCGTCATTAAAACATGGAAACGCAATAGTTATATTCCCAGAG GGTGGTTCACATGATAGAACTAATTTGCTTCCCCTGAAGCCCGGTGTTG CTCTAATGGCGTTCTTTTCAATCCTGGATGGAGCAGAAGATGTGGTTATCCTGCCAGTTGGGTTGGTGTACAATAATGTAAAGAAGGACCAGTCTGATGCAACGATATACTACGGGAACGTTATTAGC ATCACCAGAGAAGAATGCGCCGAATTTGAAAGAGATAGGCGCTCAGTGGTAACAAAACTGCTGGGTAAAATAGAACAG gaaattaataattgtatgATAACAGCACCAGATATCAAAATTAAGAAGTGGATAGATTTGTGTGCA AGCCTGTACCCGCCAGAAAGGTCAAAAGTGCCAGTAAATATAGCCTTCGACCTGAGAAAGTTCATATCTAAAATATTCTGGAAATATGGAGATAGCCCAGAGACTTTAGAACTAGTTGATAAACTATCAGTGTATAAAAAAAGATTAGATAACGGATACCTACATGATGATGAAATCTGGCTGCTTAAGCAGTCGATGTATTCAGCATTCCTGTCCTTCCTGGAGGACACCATACGTTTAATTTGCTACAGTATAATAGGCTTGTCATTTGCACCACTCTGGGTTCCACTTTATCTCCTCTCGAACTACTTGGCGGAAAGACACAGAGTCAAGGCACTCAAAAACAGTTCAGTAAAACTTGTCGGAACCGACGTGTTTGTCAGCTACAAGTGTCTAGTTCTGATAGTAGTAGTCCCACTCCTCAATTTCTCGTTGGGACTTTTTATAGGACTTTATTTCTACCGGTTAGTTAATTAG
- a CDS encoding pp1-like protein serine/threonine phosphatase, putative — MEDVKVNDQVMVYGFRGVVKYIGKKEYIKKPTGNVVNQLVGVELVKKLPQCTNGNLNGTNVFDTKAETALFIPLETLKPYDEKEAASTRIQATVRMFLARSNYIKTMSFHFWNHMESLQEFRTLESKKNVLLPIIERLKYHYSKKDSYLIKSGILRRRFSDQTFEFERKDYPPSDYNGPKLGKVVTLKFAHELLDMYKSGANIQLPIDYAQKIMLDMLMWYQNNDEGVINHISIPTHDNSNVIIVGDLHGQLNDLLWIFYKFGPPSKRNVYLFNGDIADRGTFASNIFLLLFAFKLAEPTSVIINRGNHESDDMNETYGFTGEVKSKYDGHIYNLFQKLFWELPLVIIIEKRIIVVHGGLFREHNVTLNEISRVNRKRTCPASPDKREDSLMFDLLWSDPQRGKGIASSSRGAGCIRFGPDITEKFLEMNNLEICIRSHQVPDTLRGIDILHSGKCITLFSASNYCQTTHNTGAILIFTQGLKFEAHEYISPSLESIHSLENSTNKVTQKLLESTVFGRMELEEKNKKRKPIYENCTQDVMMKICELICEHKQKLWLNCYKHDKNKNGTISPEAWRNALDDLAKTTIPSLFSIKQLKAVCENTGLVHYNEVLKNIIIGFDPVRHGHQHLRREFISHIFDTMVKSDLNLRELLMIFDRNLDGSVSYSELDDAIRKLSIGLSYPQIKILIRTIFSSCLDGTSQGKADIVEFLSKLKVIYSASIKYHPTEEWMEKALPSIGRLILSNRVESALKYCNPNNNIENLEKERLEINRRRSSAIRAFALFQKFQEYDKAGEGLLSYDDFVKALKTLDLSKAEEEIGVKLTDHHLTELARMIDFTNSQKINYLEFLQAFYVVDESKYSVVDEMWHHICATMYNHKNSLKRAFSYYDKEHVGKVYVNEFKEVLYVLNEIIGGQEAPLTMEQTEVLVECIDTNEEGMILYDEFLESFKPMYTLND, encoded by the exons ATGGAAGACGTGAAAGTAAATGACCAGGTTATGGTCTACGGCTTTAGAGGtgttgtaaaatatattggCAAAAAggaatatattaaaaagcCAACTGGAAATGTAGTAAATCAACTCGTCGGTGTTGAGCTTGTCAAAAAACTGCCTCAGTGCACTAATGGAAATCTTAATGGAACTAACGTGTTCGATACCAAGGCTGAAACAGCCTTGTTTATCCCCTTAGAAACATTAAAACCCTATGATG AAAAGGAAGCAGCCTCAACGAGAATACAAGCGACCGTGAGAATGTTTCTAGCAAGATCCAACTATATTAAGACCATGTCGTTCCATTTTTGGAACCATATGGAAAGCCTACAGGAGTTTAGAACACTTGAATCTAAAAA gAATGTATTACTGCCTATTATCGAACGTTTGAAATATCATTATTCAAAAAAGGATTCTTATTTGATCAAATCAGGAATTCTAAGAAGAAGGTTTTCTGACCAGACCTTCGAATTTGAAAGGAAAGATTATCCGCCTTCAGATTATAACGGACCGAAACTGGGTAAGGTCGTAACCCTCAAATTTGCCCATGAACTATTGGACATGTACAAATCTGGAGCTAAC ATCCAACTTCCAATAGACTACGCGCAAAAGATTATGCTTGATATGTTAATGTGGTATCAGAATAATGATGAAGGGGTTATCAACCATATTTCCATCCCTACACACGACAACAGTAACGTTATCATAGTAGGAGACCTTCACGGTCAGCTTAATGACTTGTTGTGGATATTTTATAAGTTTGGCCCTCCGTCTAAAAGAAATGTGTACTTATTTAACGGAGATATTGCCGATAGGGGCACCTTTGCATCCAACATTTTTCTGTTGTTGTTTGCATTCAAATTGGCCGAACCCACTTCTGTTATAATTAACAGAGGTAATCATGAGTCTGACGATATGAATGAAACGTACGGATTTACTGGTGAGGTTAAATCAAAATACGACGGTCAcatttacaatttattcCAAAAACTTTTTTGGGAGCTACCACTAGTTATTATCATAGAGAAAAGAATTATAGTCGTTCATGGAGGACTTTTCAGAGAGCATAACGTAACTTTGAATGAAATAAGCCGTGTCAATCGTAAGAGGACTTGTCCAGCAAGTCCAGATAAACGGGAAGATAGCTTAATGTTTGATTTGCTATGGTCAGACCCGCAACGTGGAAAAGGAATTGCTTCAAGTAGTAGAGGTGCGGGTTGTATAAGATTTGGGCCTGACATCACAGAAAAATTCCTagaaatgaataatttggaaatttGTATTAGATCACACCAGGTTCCAGACACACTCAGGGGAATAGATATTCTACACAGCGGGAAATGTATTACTTTGTTCTCAGCCTCTAACTATTGTCAAACTACCCACAACACTGGAGCTATT TTGATTTTCACACAAGGTTTAAAGTTTGAAGCGCACGAATATATATCACCCTCACTAGAATCTATTCACTCCCTGGAAAATAGCACAAACAAAGTAACTCAAAAGCTTCTTGAGTCCACCGTTTTTGGAAGGATGGAACTTGAG GAGAAAAACAAAAAGAGGAAACcaatttatgaaaattgtACCCAGGATGTGATGATGAAAATCTGTGAACTTATTTGCGAACACAAGCAGAAACTATGGCTTAACTGCTACAAACACGACaagaataaaaatggaACTATTTCACCTGAGGCCTGGAG gAATGCTCTCGACGATTTGGCCAAAACTACCATACCTTCACTCTTCAGCATCAAACAGCTTAAAGCTGTTTGCGAAAATACTGGCCTCGTCCACTACAACGAAGTGTTAAAAAACATTATCATAGGTTTCGATCCAGTTAGACACGGCCATCAACATCTAAGAAGAGAGTTCATTTCAcat aTCTTTGACACAATGGTTAAATCTGATTTAAACCTAAGGGAGTTATTGATGATTTTTGATAGAAACTTGGACGGCTCAGTGTCATATTCTGAGCTTGATGATGCCATCAGAAAATTAAGCATTGGATTGTCATATCCGCAAATCAAGATTTTAATCAGAACTATTTTCTCGAGTTGCCTCGACGGCACCAGTCAGGGAAAGGCTGACATTGTAGAATTTTTAAGTAAGCTAAAGGTAATATACTCCGCTTCAATCAAGTATCATCCAACTGAAGAATGGATGGAAAAGGCTCTTCCATCAATTGGTCGtctaattttatcaaatagGGTTGAATCTGCTCTTAAGTACTGCAACCCAAATAATAACATTGAAAATTTGGAGAAGGAAAGACTCGAGATTAATAGGAGAAGATCCTCTGCAATAAGGGCATTTGCACTATTCCAAAAGTTCCAAGAATACGATAAAGCTGGAGAAGGCCTGCTTTCCTATGATGATTTCGTCAAAGCTTTAAAGACTCTAGATCTCTCCAAAGCAGAAGAAGAAATAGGTGTAAAACTCACTGATCACCATTTGACTGAGTTAGCAAGGATGATCGACTTTACAAACTCCCAGAAAATCAATTATCTTGAATTCCTACAGGCATTTTATGTAGTTGACGAGAGCAAATACTCAGTAGTTGACGAG ATGTGGCATCATATATGCGCTACTATGTACAATCATAAAAACAGCCTTAAAAGGGCGTTTAGCTACTACGATAAGGAGCACGTAGGGAAGGTTTACGTTAATGAATTCAAAGAAGTTCTTTACGTATTGAACGAGATTATAGGAGGACAAGA AGCACCTCTAACCATGGAACAAACGGAAGTTTTGGTTGAATGCATAGATACCAACGAGGAGGGAATGATTCTATACGATGAGTTTTTGGAATCTTTCAAACCAATGTACACATTAAACGATTAA
- a CDS encoding uncharacterized protein (3 probable transmembrane helices predicted for TA19475 by TMHMM2.0 at aa 26-45, 60-82 and 95-117;~Signal anchor predicted for TA19475 by SignalP 2.0 HMM (Signal peptide probability 0.007, signal anchor probability 0.980) with cleavage site probability 0.006 between residues 46 and 47), protein MKIPVYLLCKMAQRSEKKRADREKKVGRYYTLVFLFSVILWALKFARDLYHKKLPYTKLGYFWRVSLILLGYSFSLYSIFSNLKLGLEFSLSNDLFIVTTAATLLSVFFDFAYKLFLTVPLYGIYKGSVSFYKWATTPSPQVPQTPQNQEPKKRIKYRTVRGGSPKDSKEMDFSENDNLLESESLLTSTENQVSNSDLDTSGSSNTQSVYDTREKGNELFSKGDIDGAIEKWSNSINSLSYILNKSKSETNSVTEESLNEYTKMYVALCSNLSLAFLKKEDFAMCKQYCHYVLMYDEKNLKAHLRIVQADIKLKNFDNALSNCEKGLSLNPEDKELKGLKTVINDLLKKQKKVDALFARKVFKKIEPDPRTEPDPFEELKKSKFYRFNHMILMMYYRLYLITKFGWDCFKKAVLLSFSYYSKLSSSLRRFFDKYKED, encoded by the exons ATGAAAATACCtgtttatttattatgtaAAATGGCTCAGCGTTCCGAAAAAAAACGTGCAGATCGAGAAAAAAAAGTTGGAAGATATTACACACTAGTTTTTTTGTTTTCAGTT ATTCTTTGGGCTCTTAAGTTTGCCAGAGACCTCTATCACAAAAAACTCCCTTACACAAAGCTTGGGTATTTCTGGCGCGTTTCTCTCATACTTTTGGGATATTCGTTTAGTTTGTATAGTATTTTCAGCAACTTGAAGCTTGGACTCGAGTTCAGCCTGTCTAACGACCTTTTCATAGTAACAACCGCCGCCACTCTTCTGTCTGTTTTCTTTGACTTTGCATATAAGCTGTTCCTGACTGTCCCCCTTTATGGTATATATAAAGGGTCAGTATCTTTCTACAAGTGGGCAACAACTCCGTCTCCTCAAGTTCCCCAAACTCCTCAGAATCAGGAACCTAAAAAGAGAATAAAGTACAGGACAGTAAGAGG AGGATCACCAAAAGATTCCAAAGAGATGGATTTTagtgaaaatgataatttacTTGAATCCGAATCTCTACTGACATCCACTGAAAATCAGGTCAGTAATTCTGATCTGGATACAAGTGGTTCGTCCAACACACAAAGTGTCTACGATACTAGGGAAAAGGGCAACGAGTTGTTTTCGAAAGGCGACATTGATGGCGCCATTGAAAAGTGGTCAAACTCCATAAACTCACTATCGTACATCTTAAACAAGTCTAAGAGTGAGACCAATTCAGTTACGGAGGAGTCACTGAACGAGTACACCAAAATGTACGTGGCACTCTGTTCTAACCTGTCGTTGGCGTTTCTGAAAAAGGAGGATTTTGCCATGTGCAAACAGTACTGTCACTATGTTTTAATGTACGATGAGAAGAACCTCAAGGCTCACTTGAGGATTGTTCAAGCTGATATAAAACTAAAGAACTTTGACAACGCCTTGTCGAATTGCGAGAAGGGTTTGAGTTTGAACCCTGAAGATAAGGAGTTGAAGGGTCTAAAAACCGTCATCAACGATCTCTTGAAGAAGCAAAAAAAGGTTGACGCGCTTTTCGCCAGGAAAGTTTTCAAGAAAATCGAACCCGACCCTCGCACCGAGCCTGACCCGTTTGAGGAACTAAAGAAGTCCAAGTTTTATCGTTTCAATCACATGATTTTGATGATGTACTACAGGCTCTACCTGATTACCAAATTTGGCTGGGACTGTTTCAAGAAAGCTGTTTTACTTTCTTTCTCCTATTATTCTAAGCTCAGTTCTAGTCTCAGACGGTTCTTCGACAAATACAAGGAGGACTAG